A section of the Eriocheir sinensis breed Jianghai 21 chromosome 62, ASM2467909v1, whole genome shotgun sequence genome encodes:
- the LOC126986526 gene encoding uncharacterized protein LOC126986526: protein MVQHHSTTPTHRDNMFKAVFAVLSVFLLVAAALASPEPEPGFRRGGYGGGFGGGFGGGHGGGFGGGRGGYGGGYGGGRGGFGGGYGGGRGGHGGGYGGYGR from the exons ATGGTTCAGCATCACTCGACGACACCCACTCATCGAGACAACATGTTCAAGGCA gTGTTTGCAGTACTGAGTGTGTTCCTGCTGGTGGCCGCCGCCCTGGCCAGCCCTGAGCCCGAGCCCGGGTTCCGCCGCGGCGGCTACGGTGGCGGCTTTGGCGGTGGCTTCGGTGGCGGCCATGGTGGCGGCTTCGGCGGCGGCCGTGGAGGCTATGGCGGCGGCTACGGCGGTGGTCGTGGAGGCTTTGGCGGTGGCTACGGCGGTGGTCGTGGAGGCCAtggcggcggctatggcggctacGGGCGCTAG
- the LOC126986524 gene encoding uncharacterized protein LOC126986524 — MVQHHSTTPTHRDNMFKAVFAVLSVFLLVAAALASPEPEPGFRRGGYGGGFGGGFGGGHGGGFGGGRGGYGGGYGGGRGGFGGGYGGGRGGYGGGYGGYGR; from the exons ATGGTTCAGCATCACTCGACGACACCCACTCATCGAGACAACATGTTCAAGGCA gTGTTTGCAGTACTGAGTGTGTTCCTGCTGGTGGCCGCCGCCCTGGCCAGCCCTGAGCCCGAGCCCGGGTTCCGCCGCGGCGGCTACGGTGGCGGCTTTGGCGGTGGCTTCGGTGGCGGCCATGGTGGCGGCTTCGGCGGCGGCCGTGGAGGCTATGGCGGCGGCTACGGCGGTGGTCGTGGAGGCTTTGGCGGTGGCTACGGCGGTGGTCGTGGAGGCTAtggcggcggctatggcggctacGGGCGCTAG